Proteins encoded in a region of the Zea mays cultivar B73 chromosome 4, Zm-B73-REFERENCE-NAM-5.0, whole genome shotgun sequence genome:
- the LOC103653075 gene encoding ADP-ribosylation factor GTPase-activating protein AGD5-like, which yields MEYQNCSAAQPVPSSEEKDSAKPAESKTQSTSGIEDLFKDSPAVSLSSAPAISQENAKNDIMSLFEKSNMASPFAVQQQQLVFMSQQQALLMATLKDGNSPQIVPGNTNQLNTNVSNPPLGTLPFQNWTNLGYQNPGLTLAAAQNGATMRSISVS from the exons ATGGAATATCAAAACTGTTCAGCTGCACAACCAGTACCTAGCTCGGAGGAAAAAGATTCTGCCAAACCAGCAGAAAGCAAGACCCAATCTACATCTGGAATAGAAGACTTATTTAAAGATTCGCCAGCTGTGTCGTTATCCTCAGCTCCAGCTATTTCCCAAGAAAATGCAAAGAATGATATCATGAGTTTGTTTGAGAAG TCCAATATGGCATCACCATTTGCTGTCCAACAGCAGCAGTTGGTGTTTATGTCTCAGCAGCAAGCTCTTCTAATGGCTACTCTTAAAGATGGAAATTCACCACAAATAGTTCCAGGGAATACCAATCAACTAAACACTAACGTTTCTAATCCCCCTCTTGGAACCTTGCCTTTCCAAAACTGGACAAATCTTGGCTATCAAAATCCTGGGTTGACTCTAGCAGCAGCACAGAATGGTGCCACAATGAGGAGCATTTCAGTTTCCTGA